One genomic region from Dermacentor variabilis isolate Ectoservices chromosome 6, ASM5094787v1, whole genome shotgun sequence encodes:
- the LOC142584645 gene encoding uncharacterized protein LOC142584645: MACEMEVATSMGDNMASAPSIGSLGGRTCIEVHGEDITPEEAEGWSASGKRIRQIMVGKENGESAAITHQSRPKTRASFAKRVAASVTKAARMPTDMPKDDTKIVMRPRGGLNVARTEVSIIMSAVMTAARVTKEEGKADTICTNAQQNIIVVSTPDERRATLYSKVKALHIGGRTYEVSAYRTAPDGTVKGVIRGIAVDDSPEEIAENIVNPRNPLAVEAHRIGNTTTVIVLFAGQKVPNYVKYGSILVRCRLYRKHFDVCRQCSKVGHRRDVCPNPNTRVCFGCGIVNPSEDHKHECKPKCKLCGGQHPSGERECKNKYKMPYVVKKRQWERKMKAMQQQPDPESFPPLRAPSAERPRGESRQRDSSRTRDNSKGGRSASCHRPSQSRERVAWADAVKANIADKRQPPAQNAAKKIQEENGVVKALRDENEMLKRRIAEQDATIKEINEKLTTLIGLQQQPQLLPKPAHERKQEEITEDEPEVEVDPRATKEAGPAPKRRAIEGAKERKIMERIEKQDDRLDRLEATSKVTNERLTTLAQTVQQMTTNIQSTIQT, translated from the coding sequence ATGGCGTGCGAAATGGAAGTGGCCACGTCAATGGGAGACAACATGGCGTCAGCACCGAGCATCGGCAGTCTCGGCGGACGCACGTGCATTGAAGTTCACGGAGAGGACATTACACCGGAAGAAGCCGAAGGCTGGTCGGCCTCCGGCAAGCGCATCAGGCAGATCATGGTCGGCAAGGAAAACGGTGAGTCCGCCGCCATTACTCACCAGTCTAGACCCAAGACTAGGGCCAGCTTTGCTAAGAGAGTTGCAGCCTCGGTTACGAAAGCGGCGAGGATGCCGACAGACATGCCGAAAGACGACACCAAGATAGTCATGAGGCCACGTGGAGGTCTCAACGTAGCGAGAACTGAGGTTTCAATAATTATGTCGGCAGTCATGACGGCGGCTCGAGTAACGAAGGAAGAAGGCAAAGCAGACACCATCTGCACGAACGCGCAGCAAAACATCATCGTGGTCAGCACCCCGGACGAGAGGCGTGCCACGCTATACTCTAAGGTCAAAGCCCTTCACATTGGAGGCAGGACATACGAAGTCAGCGCTTACCGAACGGCGCCGGACGGCACGGTCAAGGGAGTCATCCGAGGCATAGCCGTAGACGACTCCCCGGAGGAGATAGCCGAAAACATCGTGAACCCGCGCAACCCCCTAGCGGTGGAGGCGCACAGAATCGGCAATACAACCACGGTGATAGTACTCTTCGCAGGACAGAAAGTACCGAACTACGTCAAGTATGGCTCGATATTAGTCAGGTGCAGGCTTTACCGCAAGCACTTTGACGTATGCAGGCAATGCAGCAAGGTCGGCCATAGAAGAGACGTATGCCCGAATCCCAACACCAGAGTGTGCTTCGGCTGCGGAATCGTCAACCCCAGCGAGGATCACAAACACGAATGCAAGCCCAAGTGCAAGCTCTGCGGGGGACAGCATCCATCGGGCGAGAGGGAATGCAAAAACAAGTACAAGATGCCGTACGTGGTCAAAAAACGGCAATGGGAACGCAAGATGAAAGCCATGCAGCAACAACCGGATCCGGAAAGCTTTCCGCCGCTGCGAGCGCCGTCTGCCGAGAGACCCCGCGGGGAATCGAGGCAGCGCGACAGCAGCCGCACGAGGGACAACAGCAAGGGAGGCAGGAGCGCCAGCTGCCACAGACCGTCGCAGTCGAGGGAGAGAGTCGCCTGGGCCGACGCAGTCAAGGCAAACATAGCAGATAAGAGACAACCACCAGCGCAAAACGCCGCGAAGAAGATCCAAGAAGAGAACGGGGTGGTAAAAGCCCTGAGAGACGAGAACGAGATGCTAAAGCGGAGAATCGCCGAACAGGACGCAACCATCAAGGAAATCAACGAGAAGCTAACGACATTAATTGGGTTGCAGCAACAGCCGCAGCTGCTGCCGAAGCCCGCGCACGAGAGGAAACAAGAAGAGATAACCGAGGACGAACCAGAGGTCGAGGTGGACCCGAGAGCCACGAAAGAGGCGGGACCGGCTCCCAAGAGGAGAGCCATAGAGGGCGCCAAGGAACGAAAGATAATGGAGAGAATCGAAAAACAGGACGACAGACTCGACCGTCTTGAGGCGACCAGCAAGGTAACCAACGAACGCCTCACTACGCTCGCGCAAACAGTTCAGCAGATGACAACGAACATACAGAGCACGATCCAGACATGA